The proteins below come from a single Corylus avellana chromosome ca3, CavTom2PMs-1.0 genomic window:
- the LOC132176610 gene encoding pentatricopeptide repeat-containing protein At3g14580, mitochondrial — protein sequence MIRRSIISYFSKKAHQALFHSLSSDSSSSSSSLIPSSPVSPQDSITLNRVNHKDWLAPNEVLKIINALKDPNSVMTLLDRYAKRKDYKPNEALYTLVINKFAQVNMFDAIEDVMQRIKSQKHYCRLSDEFFYNVIKIYGNVAGRISKATDTLFDMPKYNCWPTVKTFNFVLNLLVSAKLFDVVHEVYMGAPKLGIEVDPCCLNILIKGLCECGKLEAAFQVLDEFPKQRCKPNVRTFSTLMHSLCGCGKVEEAFELFERMEKEGICPDTITFNILISGLRKEGRVEEGKQLLERMKHKGCYPNSGSYQEVLYGLLDSQKFVEAKEFTGGMILEGLSPSFVSYKLLVRGLCKKNLLGDVDWVLKQMVRQGFVPKRGMWKRILRSMFPGKSRCSSNISYEEIVEN from the coding sequence ATGATTCGACGTTCTATTATATCCTACTTTAGTAAAAAGGCTCACCAAGCactctttcactctctctcaagtgattcttcttcttcttcttcttctttgatccCTTCTTCTCCAGTGTCTCCCCAAGATTCTATTACCCTCAACAGGGTCAACCACAAGGACTGGTTGGCCCCAAATGAGGTTTTGAAAATTATCAATGCCCTCAAAGACCCCAACTCTGTGATGACACTCCTGGACCGCTACGCAAAGCGTAAGGACTATAAACCCAATGAAGCACTTTACACTTTGGTCATCAACAAGTTTGCTCAGGTCAATATGTTTGATGCCATTGAAGATGTCATGCAAAGAATCAAATCCCAAAAGCACTATTGCCGGTTGTCCGACGAATTCTTCTACAATGTCATCAAGATTTACGGCAATGTGGCCGGTCGTATAAGCAAAGCGACCGATACCCTTTTCGATATGCCAAAGTATAATTGTTGGCCTACGGTGAAAACCTTTAACTTTGTGCTGAACTTGCTTGTTTCAGCAAAACTGTTTGATGTTGTACATGAGGTATACATGGGTGCTCCTAAGTTGGGTATTGAGGTTGATCCTTGTTGTCTTAATATACTTATCAAGGGGTTGTGTGAATGTGGCAAATTGGAGGCTGCATTTCAGGTCCTTGATGAATTTCCTAAGCAAAGGTGTAAACCAAATGTGAGAACATTCTCGACGCTAATGCATTCTTTGTGCGGGTGTGGGAAGGTAGAGGAAGCATTTGAGTTATTTGAGAGGATGGAAAAGGAGGGGATTTGTCCGGACACGATCACATTCAATATTTTGATTTCAGGGCTCAGGAAAGAAGGGAGAGTTGAAGAGGGGAAGCAGCTACTGGAGAGAATGAAGCACAAAGGGTGTTATCCGAATTCAGGATCTTATCAGGAGGTTTTGTACGGTTTACTTGATAGCCAGAAGTTTGTTGAGGCAAAGGAGTTTACAGGTGGGATGATCTTGGAGGGTTTAAGTCCAAGTTTTGTGTCTTACAAGTTACTGGTTCGTGGGCTATGCAAGAAAAATCTCTTGGGTGATGTGGATTGGGTTCTAAAGCAGATGGTGCGTCAAGGTTTTGTCCCAAAGAGGGGGATGTGGAAGCGGATTCTCCGAAGCATGTTTCCAGGAAAAAGCAGATGTAGCAGCAACATTTCTTATGAAGAGATTGTAGAGAATTAG